In Carassius gibelio isolate Cgi1373 ecotype wild population from Czech Republic chromosome B19, carGib1.2-hapl.c, whole genome shotgun sequence, one DNA window encodes the following:
- the LOC127978595 gene encoding E3 ubiquitin-protein ligase znrf2-like: MGPKQSSPSVGVRIRSYSGSDLYNSDGRAAVLRYYAGGSTGQIGERVQRPGPFIQSAVIPTGGRREEPDGQRTLLIGSLPAHLSPHLLGAGFDCPACSKFVCSDEIEDHLIMCFSKPRLNYNDDVLSRDSGECSICLDGMVQGDTIARLPCLCVYHKGCIDEWFEVNRSCPEHPTD, encoded by the exons ATGGGTCCGAAGCAGAGCAGTCCGTCGGTGGGGGTTCGGATCCGATCTTACTCCGGTTCCGATCTGTATAACTCTGACGGGCGAGCCGCGGTTCTGCGCTATTACGCGGGCGGTTCGACGGGACAGATCGGTGAACGGGTCCAGAGACCCGGTCCGTTCATCCAGAGCGCCGTCATCCCGACCGGCGGCCGCAGAGAGGAGCCAGACGGGCAGAGGACGCTCCTGATCGGGTCACTTCCTGCGCACCTCAGCCCTCACCTGCTGGGCG CTGGATTTGACTGTCCCGCCTGCTCAAAGTTTGTCTGTTCAGATGAAATCGAAGATCATTTGATCATGTGCTTCTCCAAACCCAGACTCAATTATAACG ATGATGTTTTGTCCCGGGACTCTGGCGAGTGTTCGATATGTCTGGATGGCATGGTTCAGGGGGACACCATCGCTCGACTGCCCTGTCTCTGTGTCTACCACAAAGG GTGTATTGATGAATGGTTTGAGGTCAACAGGTCTTGTCCAGAACATCCCACAGATTAA
- the LOC127978725 gene encoding maturin-like: MQFKELVDTAEKWCSGNPFDLIFAEDVDERRLDFYAEPGISFYVLCPDNLTGGTENFHVWSESEDCLPFLQLAQDYISSCGKKTLLEVLDKVFRAFRPLLGLPDIDDDAFDQYHADVEEEPEPDHQQMGVSQQ; encoded by the exons ATGCAGTTCAAAGAGCTGGTGGACACCGCCGAGAAATGGTGCTCCGGGAACCCGTTCGACCTGATCTTCGCCGAGGACGTGGACGAGAGGCGGCTGGACTTCTACGCCGAGCCCGGGATCTCGTTCTACGTGCTCTGCCCGGACAATCTCACCGGGGGAACCGAGAATTTT CATGTGTGGAGTGAGAGCGAGGACTGTCTGCCGTTCCTGCAGCTGGCGCAGGACTATATCTCCTCCTGCGGGAAGAAAACACTGCTAGAGGTGCTGGACAAAGTCTTCAGAGCCTTCAGGCCT CTCCTGGGTCTTCCAGATATTGATGATGATGCATTCGATCAGTATCACGCAGACGTGGAGGAGGAACCAGAGCCAGACCACCAGCAGATGGGTGTGAGCCAGCAATAA